From a single Hevea brasiliensis isolate MT/VB/25A 57/8 unplaced genomic scaffold, ASM3005281v1 Scaf1, whole genome shotgun sequence genomic region:
- the LOC110668640 gene encoding syntaxin-112-like, protein MNDLMTRSFLNYVELKKQAMKDLESEPDLEMGQLDPDDEQNLSNFFEEVNAIKIDMEEMANLLLDLQDLNEESKSTHSMKLLKGIRDRINSDMFTILRKAKVIKSRLESLDRSNVDNRSLSTAYKEGSPIDRTRVSVTNGLRVKLRNMMHDFQSLRDQICKDHKEGLKRRYYNVTGEQPSEEMIEKMVLGGGQEKVFEGKTDLVMENQERHEALKEIQRSLTELHQLFLDMAVLVEKQGDDINNIEENVACAGTYITGGTNGLYYAKQMKKKRSNWGCWIGLILLVLLVILVSTLAS, encoded by the coding sequence ATGAATGATTTAATGACTAGATCATTCCTCAATTACGTAGAGCTCAAGAAACAAGCCATGAAAGATCTGGAATCCGAGCCAGACCTTGAGATGGGCCAATTAGATCCTGATGATGAACAGAACCTCTCAAATTTCTTTGAAGAAGTAAATGCGATTAAGATTGACATGGAAGAGATGGCCAATCTCCTCCTTGACCTTCAAGACCTAAATGAAGAGTCAAAATCCACTCACAGTATGAAATTGCTGAAAGGAATTAGAGACAGAATAAACTCAGATATGTTCACCATTCTTCGAAAAGCCAAGGTTATCAAGTCAAGATTGGAATCACTTGACAGGTCTAATGTGGATAATCGTAGTTTGTCAACGGCTTACAAAGAAGGTAGCCCCATTGATCGAACTCGTGTTTCAGTGACGAATGGCTTGAGAGTTAAATTAAGAAACATGATGCATGATTTTCAATCATTGAGAGACCAGATTTGTAAAGATCACAAGGAGGGGCTCAAAAGGAGGTACTATAATGTGACTGGTGAGCAACCGAGTGAGGAAATGATAGAGAAAATGGTTTTGGGAGGTGGGCAAGAGAAGGTTTTTGAAGGTAAAACAGATTTGGTGATGGAGAATCAAGAGAGGCATGAAGCTTTGAAGGAGATACAGAGAAGCTTGACTGAGTTGCATCAACTGTTTCTTGATATGGCTGTTTTGGTAGAGAAACAAGGTGATGATATTAACAATATTGAAGAGAATGTAGCTTGTGCTGGGACTTACATCACTGGTGGGACTAATGGGCTATACTACGCTaagcaaatgaagaagaagagaagcaaTTGGGGTTGTTGGATTGGGTTAATTTTACTGGTACTATTGGTAATTCTTGTTTCCACCCTTGCTTCTTGA